A genomic window from Papaver somniferum cultivar HN1 unplaced genomic scaffold, ASM357369v1 unplaced-scaffold_15, whole genome shotgun sequence includes:
- the LOC113335595 gene encoding ankyrin repeat-containing protein NPR4-like, which produces MPYLIRVPHFEPLYKQKLMHKQALALVQNMLTQLNETMNRKDLKEFFESSTFMKTAIKHGSTEVITATLEKFRCLIMHEISGQTMVQMAVEERNDTILNYLCETADIMGKKMDLVSKDDKSYNTILHYAANLAPSAKLNLVSGAALQMQRELQWFKGVERILRMKSRCRTNGDGITAQHIFAEEHKGLVEKGEKWMKDTSGSCMLVAALIDTVAFAAAFTVPGGNISDTNSATNGTPVFLGRTSFTVFVVADVLALFSSITSVLMFLAIYTSRYAEEDFLKSLPQKLIIGLATLFVSMATILIAFSASLFIVLGDIFTWALIPITLFGCVPVVLFAWLQLPLFVEYVRSAYWG; this is translated from the exons ATGCCTTACCTAATACGAG TGCCTCATTTCGAACCATTGTACAAGCAAAAGTTGATGCACAAACAGGCTTTGGCATTGGTCCAAAATATGTTGACACAACTCAATGAAACAATGAACAGGAAAGATCTAAAAGAGTTTTTTGAGAGTTCTACCTTCATGAAAACAGCTATAAAGCATGGATCAACAGAGGTTATTACGGCGACTCTTGAGAAATTCCGCTGCCTAATTATGCATGAAATTTCAGGACAAACAATGGTGCAAATGGCTGTTGAAGAACGAAATGATACTATTTTGAATTACTTATGTGAGACCGCTGATATTATGGGGAAAAAAATGGATCTTGTTTCTAAAGATGATAAAAGTTATAACACTATTTTGCACTATGCTGCAAATTTGGCGCCTTCGGCTAAACTCAATTTGGTTTCTGGTGCAGCTCTGCAGATGCAACGGGAGTTACAGTGGTTTAAG GGTGTGGAACGTATCCTACGCATGAAGAGTAGGTGCAGGACAAATGGAGATGGAATTACAGCTCAACATATATTTGCAGAAGAACATAAAGGTTTGGTTGAGAAGGGTGAGAAATGGATGAAGGATACATCTGGATCTTGCATGTTAGTAGCTGCCCTAATTGATACTGTAGCATTTGCAGCTGCCTTCACAGTCCCTGGAGGTAATATCAGTGATACTAATAGCGCTACAAATGGCACCCCAGTTTTCCTGGGAAGGACATCATTCACAGTCTTTGTAGTAGCAGATGTGTTAGCTCTCTTCTCTTCTATCACTTCAGTACTTATGTTTTTAGCAATATACACATCACGGTATGCAGAAGAAGATTTCCTCAAGTCTCTGCCACAAAAACTGATCATAGGACTTGCAACTCTATTCGTATCTATGGCCACcatattgatagcttttagtgcaTCACTTTTTATTGTCCTGGGAGATATATTTACATGGGCACTGATTCCTATAACGTTATTTGGCTGTGTTCCTGTAGTCTTGTTTGCTTGGTTGCAGTTACCATTGTTTGTTGAATATGTACGTTCTGCGTACTGGGGTTAA